Part of the Lolium rigidum isolate FL_2022 chromosome 6, APGP_CSIRO_Lrig_0.1, whole genome shotgun sequence genome, TGCTGGCGTGAGTACCTCGCTAAGGTAGTAAACAGGTCGTTgtacaccatgaactctccctgcttcttctctcTCAACGACTAGGACCGTGCTGAAGACTTGCACCGTTGCAGCTATATACATGAGCATTGGTTATTTTTCACGTGGAGTCACAAGTACTGGAGATTTCAACAGAATCTTCTTTAGGTTATCGAAGGATTCCTGAGCCTCGgttgtccactcgaatttttccgatTTCTTCATCAAATGAtaaaagggcaaagctttttctcccaacttgGCGATAAATCTGCTAAGTGCTGCCAATCGTCCTGCCAACTGttgcacttggtgcaaattcttCGGCGGTTTCATGTCAAGGATATCTTTGATTTTCAGAGGATTGGCCTCTATTCCTCTAgccgagatgaagtacccgagcacCTGTCCTCTTGGCACCCCAAAAAAACATTTCTGCGGGTTCAACTTTATTTTGTATCTGTCAAGATTATCGAAAGTTTTGCGCAGATCGTCGATGAGGGTGACTGCATTTTTGGTTTtaaccacgatatcgtcgatgtagactttgaTATTCCGACCAATTTGCTCCCCGAGACAAGCTTGCATACACCGCTGATAAGTTGCACCTGCGTTTTTAACCCGAAAGTCATAACGTTGTAACAGTAAACGTCGTCGGGGGTTATGAACGCGGTTAACTCTTGATCTTCTTCCatgagcttgatctgattatatcctgaatacgcatcgaggaaggagagacGATCGCATCCTGCTGTGCAGTCGACTATCTAGTCGATAcggggcagcgggaagtggtcctttggacaatgcttgttaaggcttgtgtaatcgatacacatgcgaagagttGTCATAtccttctttggcaccatgattgggttagctacccactcggcttccttgagctcccgaatgaattctgccttgcggagtcgattaacttcttcgccaatagcttttctttttggttctgaAAAGCGACGCATTGTCTGCTGTACAAGTTTGGCTTTGGGgtgaacattgagggcgtgctcagcgagttccctgggaatacctggcatgtcggatggctcccatgcaaatatttcccagcgctcacagaggaactctatgagcgcgctttcctatgcgacagtaaGATCTGCCGAAGTGTTgactgttttcttcgggtcagaggggtgTACTTGCTGTTTCTTTGCCTCCTTTGCGACGTCAAATTCGTCGGATCTCACGTTCCGATTATCGGCTGGTGGTTTCGTGTGATCTGTAACAACCTCGAACTTAGCgccaaacttcgaggcgatcttctggaaatccctgtcgcagttatcagaacgagaaaaacttccgtgaacggttattgctgtcccgttattgcctggcatcttcagttttagatatgcataatgaggtaccgccatgaatttggcaaacgctggcctgccgaggatggcaggATATTGGGATTCCCAATCAACTACTTCAAATTCGAGCTTCTCCTTTCTTAAGTTACTACGTGTGCCGAAAACTACATCTAGTGATATTTTGCCAAGGGGATAAGCGGGTCGGGTCGGGATGATGCTGTGAAATCCTGTATCAGATTCTATTAACATATCAACCGTTAGTCTCATTGccttcattgtgctggcgaataacaaattcagaccgcttcctccatccataaacaccttgctcatgttgtaacctccaatctgtgcttcaagaACTAAAGCAGCGTGACCAGGTCTtggaacggccttcgggtgatccgccttgccaaAAGATATGTTTTGGTCTGACCAGTTGATATATTCGGGCACCTCAGCCATAGCGACCTCTGCGTACTTCACCTCTCGCGTAAACTTTTTGgcttctctctttgaaaagctagttttatggatcatgttgacctgtcctCGAGATACTGGGAATACTTCGGTTGGTACATACATGTCTCCACCTTCTGGTATGTATGGCTCTGGTGGGTAACTATAGGTTGCGGCCCTTTTTTCCACTGGGTGATCTTTTGCTGCTGTCTCGGCCCTAAGATCTTCTCAAAACTGACGGACTTCGAGGAACTGTCGACAATTTCTAAGCAGGTGAGTGGCCTTTTCAAGGTTATCTTTCGGGTCGATGTAAGAATGCAAGTAACACGGTGCCTCAAGCTGCTCCGTGGCCGATAGATAAGGTGTGCGGAGGCGGCTCTTGTTTGATTGCACATTGTAACATCCTCGTTCATACTGTCGAGGGTGGCTTGCAACTCGCTCTTCTTCTTCGCGGCGTGAAtcccttcgtctcttcctttgATCCTCTCTGCTGCCGAAACTGCTTCGACTGCCCTCTCCAATACTCCCAGGCAGGACTGCCAAAGCTGCTGTTGGTGCGATGTCatctggaaccgaagttcttggTCTTGGCGCGCTTGAACTGGGAAGGCGAAGAAAAcctctggaatcgatgatgaagtggacaccaccgaaagttGTATCCATGTTGCCGCGCGACTCCGTGGAGATCGGATGCGACACCTCAGTGCGTGGTGTGTACTCAAAGGATCCGCAGCGAACCGAACTTCTTGGACTTGGTGGCGTTGGTGATTCCAGCACGAACGCCGCAGGCGTTACTGGAACTGCCGATGacatgccttgtgccgacagatttcccacagacgacgccaattttcgagggtactcctcggcaatgccctccgtaaggggcttagggtagatggaatcctgtaggctgacacgagacatcggttatcaaacaagcggggagagcgatttacccaggttcggggccctcgatgaggtaaaacccttacgtcctgcttgtctgatcttgattatgaaaatctcgggttacaatggggtgccgaaggtttcggctatgatctcgtcgagagactaagttctgcagggacctcgctctagacttgcggtagcTATGAttactaagattgcgtgtgtcctcgacagcctctctcctggcccttatattgggagccaggtctcgagagatctgtacgGGTACGACTAGATTACAAAGAGTCCtaattctaaactttccttgtattcttcgtctccttgtcttgttcttcaagaattttTCTTTGaaaccgacgtagtggcccacctggccATCGAGTGCTTTCATGGGTccctggttgggccgcaagaggtagtgcaacattagttctcgaagggtaatgcccacatcatcggcacaaaaaaggccgtcggcacagtggTCTCCTCCATGACGGTGAGGCAACGCCGTGATTTTTTTAGCCCTCTATCCCTATGCTGATGGCCAAGCTGTCGGTACAAGCCCTAATTTTTTACCTCCACGcacccctggatcgcctttttaagttTCAAATGAATGACAGAAAAtgataaaatatttaaaaaataaaatcttttgagacacAACCTACTATCAGGGGAAATTAAAAAATTGAATTTTGactttattttgcaaaaaaattattTCTCGGTAAAATAGCATTATCTTTTGCATACGGCGTCGGAAAAAATGTATAACCTATCACAATTGACCGTCTTAGAAAGTTACATTCAAATTTACCAGGGGTTTACCCGGTTGCCATATTTTTAGATTCTCGAAATTTCAAAgggaaatatgaaagcaggaagattttagtttttgccacaaattctttactttttttttcaaaaatttgaaatttataatTGAATTATGcataaagattattattacttaatcaGTGATGTtaatttaaataattttttaaaattcaaaattataAAGAGTTATGATATCCCGGTCCAAGGATTAATAGGATTGGtatggtagtattatcaacaagGTGTCATATCTTCCTTGGAAGCTCAATCGAAAGAAACAGAGAAGTTAAACATGCTAGGGTTGGagtaagattaagtgtagttagagttaaaaattATCCATGTGGGagattaagaaaaattgaatTTTTGTTTGAAAAAATTCGAGCCAGAATTTTCAAACGGCCGTTagttctatgccgacggccaaaccGCGGGCACAAGCTGCTGCTGATGACTATCCTGTGCCAACGACAAGTTGGTTTGTGCCGAGTCCATATTGTGCCGACGGCGAGGTACCGTTGATGGCCATCGGCACAACTTATGCCAATAGCCAAATTGGCCCGTGCCGACGGTTTCTGGCCGTCGACACCTTAACTGGTTCCTGTAGTGCTTCCTGTAAAATAAGAGTGATGTATCACCCTTTTATGGTTTAAAACCAGAGCTATTGCAGTTTCATGCTTAACCTGGAGTAACACGCTCAAGCCGTACATTGTTTTGTCGATTCTGCAAACTTAATTTGGCATACTCTGACGTTCATAACCTGGAGGATGCCCCCCATACCCGGCAGATGTTCTGGACGacacaagcaaaaaaaaaaaaaaaaaaaaaaaaactggcacATAGTTTTGTGCCGTGGTACATCCCCATACTGGCAGATAATTACGCTATTGTAGTTGGCAAGATGAACGCAGAGAGGTCGGTGCCGCCACGGATGCCGCACGAAGTTCCGATTTGGCTGCCCCGGAGTTGTAGCCGCTCCCAATCGGCTGCGCCTGAGCGATATCCCCGCACCTCCATCGATTGTAGCTATTTGCTACCTTCGATTAGGACTAACACATTGTAGTATTAAAGTTTTTTTCCTAGATACTCTAGGTTATTGAATCCACACAAAAATCACTTTTGGTGTAAAGTAACTCATGCGAGATTTTTATTATTCGTTTTACCGAACTAATGTTTTCTTGTGTATGGTTATGTATCTATGATTGGAGATATGTCTAGGCTGGAGGTTTCACCTGCATCTGTGTGTTAGTAGGTGGGATTTAAAAGAGAAAATGACGCACATCTGTACAATATCATAGTCAAGGTAAAATATGTAATATTTATGTGAGCACTGCGTCCTAATGTGCATCGTGATGCCGAATGCGCGGTTTTTATGGATCAATTGTCCACCCTAGATTTCTCGGCATGCCGCGTGGAGCATGGTACTAAGATAAATCAGACAATAGCCTAAAGTTTTGTGATGTCACCATTATACCCTAGATGTTAACCACACAAACGACCCATGAATTCTTTCAACTCAGCATAGCATCGTCGAATTATGCAACTTAACTATACTCAATCCTTAATACCTTTACCGATCTCGTTGGTTTGCGTACCTGTCAAACCTTCAAGATCGAGATAAAAAGATCTAAGACATGTAATggatctctactctcatattgcacATATCCCATAAGAAGTTAGGTTCATGTATTGCAGCGAGGATTAGGCCTCAGCCCATAGCCCAAGTAGACTACTCACATATGATTGGATCAAAAAAATAGTAAATATTGTATAACAAATCTCAAAGAGATGAATGATGAGTCTTACAATTCATCCGATCGTATATTGAATCTAGAGTACAAGTAGATGGAGAGGGGATGATGacaatgatgatgttgatgaagcGTTGAAGCTGATGGCGGCAACAACTTTGAGGCTATGGTGGAGAGATGAGATCTGATCTGGCGGCGGAGAATGGGTAAATATTGTAAGCTTTTTTTCTCCGTGATTTGTATAATTGTATCGGGGCGCTTTATTGGAGTTTTACTTATTTAAATGCGGGTGTTGAAGGGGTGGACGTTTGGCTCTAGGGTGCATGTGatctctttcttttcttgaaagtTAAAAACGGTTTTAAAGATTCAAGAAAAATAGGGTGTAGATAAGAATTATTCTGGATCAAGTTTATTGTGAAAAAATCACTGACATGTATTGGTGGGTGACGAAAAAACAAATGTAAGGTCCTAGAATAGAATATTTAGGTTGTGAAAAAGGCCTGATTTTTTTGTAATTCACGAGTGAGTTACAATAGTCACGAAACTTGAAATCTAGAAGAAATGATGAGTCATTTGCGTACAAGAATTTTTTTTTGAGTTTTCAAATAAGTGTAACTTTTATTTaaaatggatcatgtgatcctgagGGCTTTGAGACACACTCTTTCCATCCGTTGGGCGATAGGCCTTCCTTCTACTACCTATGTTCCAATGAATAAGGTTTATATTATTTTTGAAAGTTAGTCCATGTAAAATTTATCCAAATATTTACAAAGAAATCAATAatttgcaaaatacaaaatcaatatcattagatacatcataaaatatatttttataccaTATCTATAGAATATCATATTTGTGGATAGATTTTTCTAGACATTTAGTCAGACTTTATTTGTCTTACTAACTTTTTTTTAATAAGCCTTATTAATTTGGTACCGTGTGTTAGGCATACTTATTAACTTTTTAGTTTCTGTATGttcagaaaaaaaagttttgtggTTTCTGGATTGCCTCTGCATGTGCATTTATGTAAGaagtaataaatgaataaaagaaaACTGGAGTAAGTACCGTCAGTATCCTGTAAGTGGAGAATTGTTCATATTGCTCTCCACAAaccaatacaaaaaaaaaagttgcaaagTTTCAAtaacagaaaagaaaattttgCACGTACACGTTAAGCTCTGGTCTTCCGTCTTATACAAGACTAAGCACACTACAAAGTTGTCGTTTTGATCGATTCAACATTTTCGATCATTTCCCTACAACAAATATAAATTTTGCACTAAGTACGTTTGGAGAAACCGTACCAAATTGGTGGATATGGGCGATATGTGTTGTGCGCAACTGCCTACTCCCCTTTGAATCTTTTGCTTGGCGGGCATGGGACATACCATCGTGTCAGATGCCGTCCAACAGCATGCACGATGAGAGCCACCTTATTAGTGGTGTATCTTCACCCATGCCGCTTTGCTGGGCACCCCCTTCACCAACACGAACACCATGTAGTAGCCTGGCGGCGCGAGCGCCGGATTCAGCGGCGCGTGAACGGTGATCTTGTAGCGTTGCCCCTCTGCCTTGAACGCGGTGACCTGCAGCACCAGCAGGCGCTGGTTCATGGAGTAGCCGTGCGTGGTGAACGGCGGCGCGTACATGGTCACCTTCAGATCCGGTTCGGCCACGGGCTGCCCGGGCGCCGAGAACCTGAATGCAAACTTGGCCCCGAACTTCATCCCGTTGGCAGGGACCGAGGCCACGTCGATCTCCGGCCTGGTGGCGAGGAGCTCCGGTGCGAGGTATGGTGGGGTGAAGCGCTCGACGCGCACCTCCGTGGGGAAGTCGACGCCGGAGAAGTTGTACGCCGAGTTGGTGTTGCCGCCGGCCACGAGCACCGTGGCGTCGGGCAGCAGCGCGCTGGAGGCGTGGTACATGCGCGGGATGTTGGACGCGGCCAGTGCGCGGAACCGCTGGCCCCGCGGCTTCCGCAGGTTGTAGAGGAACGGGGTCAGCACGGGCTGCCGGGCGAATGCCCACCCCGAGCAGCCCTGGGCCGCGCCGTTGATCATTAGCAGGTCGCCGGTGGGGAGAATCAGCATGTCGCTCATCACGCGGCCCACGGGCATTTGGTCCATCGACCACCGCGCTCCGGGCTTGGACGGGTTGATGCGCGCGCAGTCCCTGAGCGCGGGCGGGAACCTGTTGAGCTCGCCGACCTTGAAGGCCTCCTTGGGGGCACCGCCGCAGATGAGGACCTCCGCGCTGAGCCTCTCGCCGCGGCGGAGGTCGAGGGGAAGGAGAGCGGACATGCCGGAGGCAGGGTAGTTCCGGGCTCCGCCGTGGAGCTTGGGAAGCTCGCGGAGGACCTGGCCGTTCTGGGGGTTGAAGACGATGGAGCGGTCGTTGGCGAAGAGGAAGATGGTCCCGTCCgggaggaggtggacgaaggggtACAGGTTGTTCTCCACGTCATCGGTGGTGTCACGGAGCAAGGGGATGGGAGTAGCTTGGGCGTTCGACTGCCCGGCAACCGGGACGAACTCGTAGCTGAAGGCGCGCCGCCCGCCGACGACGATGAAGCGGCCGTCCGGGAGCACCTGCTGCGTTCCGTACCTGCGAGCTCATTCATGCAGAAACGAATTGTAAATTCTTGATCCAGTATCATAATCTTATAGGCGCACTGCATCATATCTACGTGCTGTCTGGACTATATGTACCATCTTCCGTCGGCCAAGCTATTGGGGAACTCCCTCCAGTCGGAAGTGATTTGTGGGCTCAGGTGTCTCACAACCTTCACCCCTTCGAAGTAGCCGCCGGTTTGCACGAGCATGCCCTCCGGGTCGAACGCCCCCGACGAGCACCACGTGTCTGTCAGGATCTGCAGCGCGCGGCCAATTAACGGTCGTCGTGATCAACCACATTGGCGCAGAGAACAATGGAGCAGGCAAACCAACCTTGAGAGGCCGGACTGCGCCAGTATTATAGTCGAACTCCACGGCGTGCGCCGAGCAGTCCATGGCGCCAGGCGGGACGCTCCGGGGGTCGGGGCGGCAGTTGCCCGCCGGCAGCATCGACAGCGACGGCCCCGTCGTGGTCGTGTCGAACATGACGGCCTTGCCATGCCGCATGATCGCCAGGTGCATCGCCGACACGCCCGAGTTCTCGCTCAGGACGGTCCACCAGCCGGCGAATCCCCCGGCATTGTCTACGGGGAGCACCACCCTGTCCAGGAACGCCCCCGTTGGCGCCGACCGGTCTGGCACCCTCAAGAGCCCCGGCTGTTGGCCCTGCGCCGGGCAGACGGCGGCGAGGGCGACGAGCACCGCAACGCGGAGGAGAGGAGCCATTGTAAGATCAGAGAAGATGCCCCTCATTCTTCCTTATTCAAATAATCTTCCCGGAGAATGGAGTGGTGCACCCTCTCTTTCCTGCGCGACCATTGTATCGCGAGCTTATAATTCTAGAGTGCATGTGCCTAGTTTGGGTCGGGAGACTAGAGAAGCACGAGGTACGCACGTTCAAATATAGAAATTTGTGAACGGTGGTCGTGGTTCGCGCCAAAACCAGCAGACCAGAGGGTGACTCTTTTAGGCAGGTCATCGAATAGTAGTTGGTGTCTTGGCTTAATCTATGGGATGGGAGGATAGGAAGCCCCGGCCTATGCAACATAATTAGTTTCTTCTAGTCTCTTCATATCACAACTgtatgttgttgttgttttttaaaaaaaataatggGAAAGCCCTGGACTATGCATCAATCGGTGCATATATACTAtatttatttaaattttatttaaCAAAGATCTGCGAAAAGCATACATTATAAAACCCGAAGCCACCACTCAGCGCCTACAAGCCACATAATGGGTGAGGAGAAACGCCATTAGAGCCTTATGCCCTAGAAACACCAAACAACATCCCACCAACTAATTACGTACCCCGAGCATCTGATGAGGGTTGGACCTCGTAGTgtggcccgatctcacgaattgaactagggaaaggaggaggagagaaatgaacacgaagaacacgatgaacacatgcACAAATAACCCGATACAATCCGGTTTTCTCGCAACGGCCCGAACCACCattccgatagaatctctcaagtaaAAGATACAAGGTAGAAGTCCCGAGAGAAAGATCGGCAAATCAAAGGATGGAAGCTTAGAAGGGTGAAAATATCAAAGTTGgtaaaagtgcaagcaaaagatccaaaggtagaagtgcaagcaaaagatcaacaatTAATAGAAGTCACCAAAAGGAAAGATCCTTAATATGAAGATCGAGTGATACAATAGATtataatctaaggaggggtttcACTAAACCACAAAGggggtaggttcctatttatagtccaaggaaaACTAGGTAGGTGGGAAACGATAAGGTACAAGCAAAAGGATGGAAATACAACACAGCGTGGGGTATTCTAGCGGTAAGACCGGTGGCGCCGTGCTGGGCGCCGGATTAGTTCGGCGCCCGGTCTCCTGCCGAATGATGACTCGGTATAGCGTTTCAGCACGCACCGGCGGGCGGACCGACATCATACAGTTTGCTTCGGTGGTAAGTTCGGCAGCACCAGGGCTAGCACCAGATCGGTTCGGTGTGTGGTTCGGCATGCCGGTTCATGCGCCGGTTTGACAAttcttctttttgtctcctcttaCATGCTTCCGTGACCTTGACCTTTAGTCCCCGGGCGTCCTCCCTTCCCTACATACTCGTTGATGTATCCCTATCGAGACATAGGACATAATATGATGTAGCATACCATTCCATAGACGTAATTtttggcacgcataaaggagaagattcactttTGTGTGACGTGTTGGCGATGGCGCACATGATGTGGTAAAGGCCGGAGGTCAGCCTACATCATCCCCCCCCCCAGTTGAAAAAGAGTCgaccttgatgataactcttcatgaATGTGTGGGAGGGTGATGTAAACAACTATTGAATGTACCTCCTCTTGTTATGAACCCAATCAATAGCACAAGAGAACCAAATCCACACTCAAAGAGTAGCCAAATTTCAACGATTTTAGAGGAAGACCATAAGTAGAAGGAGATTACCTTATAATAATGATGGTGTGCtttcattgagagatcttgtgtagtagatgtgtGTGGTTTAACCCACTCGTTTACGCTCATCCGTACGTCACttttaccttcacacaacaaataCCAAGCAAAACATGTTTGTGTGTGATAGtggagcacatcatcgatgacatgtGCTTTCATGTcgacaacaccgttagcacaacacaagtATATTAAGCATGATGTGTATCCAAGGTAAATGTGCAAGCAACTCGTTTGAACATCCGCCGAatgtggaaacacaaaaactccaaattgtgagacgaccatgatgTCCATCTTTCACTCAAAGCATCGTAAAGAAAAATATTCAACATCGCCTTTGAAGCAATAAGAGGAGAGATTGGCCAAAACACAAGAGGtagagtgtccaaaatatcataaACATGTGTGCAAACAaaccatcggaaagagaaattggtcgtcGTATTTGTTGCAGCACAAGACATATCCTTCAATAAGTTTAGCAAGGAAACATTTGCACAACCGTGCTTGCCAAAAAAACAAATGAAAAATAAATTGTtgaacttgtttgaggcaacaccaacggcaATAATTTGATAACACTTGTGACAATTTATGTCCCATATTGCATTATTATTGCACACAAGGCATAGGAAAGAGAAaattttcatcttgcttgttgCAATACCCAAAGCATCTATATTCAAGATCATGGGAAAATGGTTGTCACAAATGGAAATAAACTCATCAACATGCTTGCAAATGAACCACAATAAatagaaattgttcggcatgtccAATGCAAAGCATGCGAAAGGTATTGGAACCGGGTTCGATCTCAAACCCACCAtgattatgctctcaagagctctttttgtcaactcaTGATCAATAGAGGTTGACATTGTctttcttgtacctacacacatgttacacaaagcaaagaacgtgtgtgcattgataacccccaagtgcagggaaTCACTGTAGtataattcgataagtatttgagtgtcgaacccacgagaagctgaaggtaaactatctattctctaaatacctataacccacttatatggtctTCTATGAAAATCTAGAAACTTGAGTGTCTGTGTGAAGTGGTTTCTACTAGGAAATAGAAGATTGTAAATTACTAAAAATAATTGCAGGAAGCAAAACTAGAGAAAGTAAAGTAAGGTTGTGAGGTGAAGTGGAGTAACTAAAGGGGCAATTGTTCAggcaaattgctatttcatttgtatggttgtcacaattagtgaagctcagTATTGTCTTTTATTGTTTCTTCTAAGGAGGAGCCATGAATTGGTGCAGCCATATACATGAGCAAaaacacccctagtgattgatcccaatgATAATTAAGAGAAAACAAGGGAATTACTAaaacataaagtccaaccaccgccTTTAGATCTAAGGTCCACATGATAATACCCCCgctgattaaccatgaattaatacaacatgtaTCTCTAAGACTTGGGATTCGGTTTCTATCAAACTTCAGCtatccctcatcctatcaacaaCCTAGTGCAGCCCccgacatatgtgtgcactcatatgttAGTAAAACAAGATCATCATCGAAGATAGcatatacttgtatgcaaccaataATAAACTATATCTcaattgccaagaacaagtcactactcaaaaaTCAACATATAGATataatagatcatgggaaaacaatatattgctTCATACAtgatgtttgccaagagattacagtGAGGGAAGATGGAGAGTTGTTgtagatggcgatggcgatgagccTCCCCATGGGGAGAGGCGGCGCCggtgtggaggaggcggcggtgcagGGCGGCGGCTGCACTTGGGACGGAGTCCccttgccccttcttcttcct contains:
- the LOC124663349 gene encoding aldehyde oxidase GLOX-like, whose protein sequence is MRGIFSDLTMAPLLRVAVLVALAAVCPAQGQQPGLLRVPDRSAPTGAFLDRVVLPVDNAGGFAGWWTVLSENSGVSAMHLAIMRHGKAVMFDTTTTGPSLSMLPAGNCRPDPRSVPPGAMDCSAHAVEFDYNTGAVRPLKILTDTWCSSGAFDPEGMLVQTGGYFEGVKVVRHLSPQITSDWREFPNSLADGRWYGTQQVLPDGRFIVVGGRRAFSYEFVPVAGQSNAQATPIPLLRDTTDDVENNLYPFVHLLPDGTIFLFANDRSIVFNPQNGQVLRELPKLHGGARNYPASGMSALLPLDLRRGERLSAEVLICGGAPKEAFKVGELNRFPPALRDCARINPSKPGARWSMDQMPVGRVMSDMLILPTGDLLMINGAAQGCSGWAFARQPVLTPFLYNLRKPRGQRFRALAASNIPRMYHASSALLPDATVLVAGGNTNSAYNFSGVDFPTEVRVERFTPPYLAPELLATRPEIDVASVPANGMKFGAKFAFRFSAPGQPVAEPDLKVTMYAPPFTTHGYSMNQRLLVLQVTAFKAEGQRYKITVHAPLNPALAPPGYYMVFVLVKGVPSKAAWVKIHH